TTGTCAAATTCAGGTCGTCCAACTTTTGTTTTTTTTGTCGAAAATACACTTTTTAATTCACACCACAGCTTATCTGATATAAACTTCATAACAGCCCTTTTTTTTGTTTGTTTCCAAAGGCTATTATAGCCTTTTTAAAAAACGAGAACAAGGAAACTACCAAGATGCTTGATAATTTGTATCTTGATAAATTAAAGATGAGAATTACTGAAAGCGACTATGACAGATTTTACGTATCATTACGTGATAAATTGACCGACTTAAATATTCAATTGAGTAAATTACAAGAAGCTGAAGACAACTACTATATAACGGCAAAATACATACTGGATCTATCAACCCGCGCCTACGACTTGTTCAAAAGTTCTGAAGTTGAAGAAAAACGGCAACTTATCAAGCTGATACTATCGAACCTACGCCTAAGTGGCAAAAACCTAGTATTTAACGCAGCAAAACCCTTTGATTTGATCCTCGATTGTGCGGATCGTCAAGTTTGACGTCCCCATGAAGTTTTAACGAAGTGGGGCTAAACGTCTTTATTTGGGGTCCCCACGAAGTTTTAACGAAGTGGGTTAATTAGTATAAATTCAAGAGGATGACAGAGATATACTTGTTTTAAGGTCAACATTTTCGTATACAATGGCTGCAATTGCATGAGTAAGAGCAATTCCTTCTGTCAGTGAACGTTGAAAAATATTTCGTCCTGTTGCGGTGCCCGCTGCATCACCAACATGAATTTGATCATACAATTGCGCAAGATATTCTTGAGGTTCCATTGCTTCTCCCCCTGAACAAATAATTTTTGTGTTTCCTGCAGCAGCAGAGGCAATTTTAAGAGATTGTGCGCTTGTGAATATGTCAGTCGTTGCAGGAATTTTTACTTTTGCAAAATCTGCACCAAGTGAGAGCGCAACGCCAGTTGCGCCTGCAATAAGACTAGGATTATTTTCTTCGCATATTGCTTTTCCACGAAGATACATCCAAACAATGGCGATAAGTCCTTCACGATGTGCCTGTGTAATAACATGGGCTGCTTGAGCAAGTTGTTCTGATTCATATTCACTGCCAAGATAAACAGTAATTCCGATACCAGCGATCATTATTTTGTTATCATTTTTAAAATTCATTACATCATCAACAGTCCACAATAACAAACTTTTGGGATCTTGTTGTTCGCATGATACAAGATTGGTGCGCCCGTTCAATTTTGCGATGTAGTTAACGTTTGAATATTGTTTTGCATATCGTGCAAGAAGCCCCAAATGTGTTGCCATTGCACCAATATTTCCTTGTGATGCAATACGAAAAAAATGTTCGGGATGTAGTGCTTGTGGGTTAACTGTTGGCCCGTAGCAATCGTTGTTAAGGTGCTCTATTTTGTGATCACACGAAAACAAAAAAAGACGACCTGTGTTGCGAGTAATGGTGCCATAATTTTTTATGAAGGTATCATGTTTTTTTTCTGGGACATCTGCGGGAACAAAAATAGTGTTTTGATTGTACATTATTATCTCCTTTAAAGTATTTTAACCCCATATTACGATTCTCTTCACACGGGGACCCCAATGAAGAGAATCGTAATATGGGATAAAAATGAGGTTATATTATTTTATCATGAATGAGCATACGTTCTGCAACTGATTCAAACAAGGGGACGGCAACTGTTGAGGCATAAATATCTTTTTGCTGCGCTTCTTTAACAAATGTTACAATGACGCGTTGATAGTCATCTTTTTCAACAATTCCTGCGCATGTGTACAGATTTTTTTCTGGATTATATTTACCGTCAATAAGCATGTTTGCCGTTCCTGTTTTACTCATGACGCGATATCCTTTTATTTTTGCTCGGCGTGCAGTCCCGTAGAGAGTTGTTTTTTCTAATATTTCTTTGATTGTGTTACGTGCGGCGTCGGAATAGAGCTTATTACCCTTCGGTACACCCCCGATGGGGGCACTCAGGGCGAGCGGATTAGGGGATTTCTTTTGAGGTAACCCTTCGATACATCCCTCTTTCCCAGTTCCGTTACTCTGCGCCGGGGTCCCTGTGTGAAATGAAATGGAACATGGGGCTGAAGGGCACTCAGGGCGAGCGGAGTGGAGTGAATTAATTTCCACTTCCGCTCGTCCTGAGTGTTTTTGCTTGCAAAGATGTATCGAAGGACTAGTTTGAATCAATGTCGGCGTTACCTTATATCCTGTTGCAATGATGCAAAATGCGCATGCAAGTTGTAACACGGTTGTAGAAACCTCATACCCATAAGAAAGAGAAATAATTGATTGCTTCGACCAATTCTCTGGTCGGTTTAAAGAGCCAGTGTTTTCTCCAGGAAACCTAATGCCTGTTTTGCAACCAAATCCTAATTGTTTGTAATGATCGTATAATTTTGTTTCCAATCGTTTGGCAACAGTTGCGATACCAATGTTGTTTGATAGTGCAATAACATCAGTGAATGGAATAGTTCCATGAGCCTGAACGGTATTAATAATACGTCCATCTATGTGAGTAGTAAGAGTATTTTGGCAATCAATCAGTTCATCAGGCGTTACAACGCCTTCTTCAAGTGCTGCAAGTGCTGCACACACTTTTATCACTGAACCAAGTTCGTGAGCGTCTGTGATGATTTTGTTTCTGAAATGATCAATGCTGCTTTTATGTGAATTATTTGGATCAAAATAAGGGTAGGAGAGCATAGCAATTATTTCACCATTGCTTGGATCCATAATGATTACTGCAGCTTCTTTTGCATTAAATTTGTCGACTGTTTGTTGTACTACTTCTTGAACCAAAAATTGTAGATCAGCATCAATAGTCAATTGTA
The sequence above is drawn from the Candidatus Babeliales bacterium genome and encodes:
- a CDS encoding penicillin-binding protein 2; translation: MIHSFRLRSTIVFFLFVTLYAIVGINLYVIQIKHHDFYKKLAEQQYHVTITQIPARGPIFDRTGRNYLAMNKDYIAAFILPTQLTDKKLTVQFLKKHFPQAIERLEHNKDKHFMFIKRRLSPEEIEIIKAEKNPDIFLLSEPGRYYPLPSASPIIGLTDIDNKGLLGIELLYNHTLAGKPTTCYLEKDARSGYYYFKKETAIQGDVSLPLQLTIDADLQFLVQEVVQQTVDKFNAKEAAVIIMDPSNGEIIAMLSYPYFDPNNSHKSSIDHFRNKIITDAHELGSVIKVCAALAALEEGVVTPDELIDCQNTLTTHIDGRIINTVQAHGTIPFTDVIALSNNIGIATVAKRLETKLYDHYKQLGFGCKTGIRFPGENTGSLNRPENWSKQSIISLSYGYEVSTTVLQLACAFCIIATGYKVTPTLIQTSPSIHLCKQKHSGRAEVEINSLHSARPECPSAPCSISFHTGTPAQSNGTGKEGCIEGLPQKKSPNPLALSAPIGGVPKGNKLYSDAARNTIKEILEKTTLYGTARRAKIKGYRVMSKTGTANMLIDGKYNPEKNLYTCAGIVEKDDYQRVIVTFVKEAQQKDIYASTVAVPLFESVAERMLIHDKII